In Halictus rubicundus isolate RS-2024b chromosome 5, iyHalRubi1_principal, whole genome shotgun sequence, one genomic interval encodes:
- the Syd gene encoding JNK-interacting protein syd isoform X5: MSQIEMDQETVYGTHEDSHVVMSEKVQTLAGSIYQEFEKMIARYDEDVVKDLMPLLVNVLECLDISYTENQEREVELELLREDNEQLVTQYEREKQLRKTSDQKLLELEDAAEDERKDLLLRIDSLESIVRMLELKTKNSHDHGTNVNGSTSPFLHRTSLYIVRLEEKEAELKRDYTRLHERYTELFKTHVDYMERTKMLVGSTERLENATSGRGPSRLPSLGMAHMSRSSGPLSYGFQSLEASMNEEEIQEESPPNAANLRTEMLDSSSEAAIETSDKSQLTDKPAQENKTTAISRHESPETEAPPTLITPTSPSIEKLTTMPSGRSRTEREQRSGNTLYQELSFQDADALGEMDEGADITGSWVHPGEYASSVSDNFFGMGKEVENLIMENNELLATKNALNIVKDDLIIKVDELTSEQEILREEVRGLQQARERLRQKVIALEEELKKVKEEAEAAAKAAKSDDEEDVPLAQRKRFTRVEMARVLMERNQYKENLMELQEAVRWTEMIRASKTDPSNISGGKGSVWKFFSSLFTSTADRGTLVRGPHTLSQIRYSAPTNQVVPVLPLDTMRRRTLKGRHEIFDQGDTISSKKLVARRANERREQYRQVRAHVRKEDGRLQAYGWSLPGKPSAPVRQPVPVPVYCRPLQESEPGMKIWCGAGVNLSGGKTRDGGCMIGGSVFYAAEAQEVSTNSKNEAEDAVEHLDKELQENENQRLEAERLEQQLSSLVWICTWTQNIRMMAKVTVIDANNPAEILEVFNVCQGHLLCIASVPGAKESDYAQSANEDPVRTANGVPDNDDYGVNVSANVQQNDPKRKQDVQESPEKNDSDSVFVDQNNENIERSDNVNQNATTEPQSLESVDSETMNLGKVQFLKANGEVPSVQAGEQQDSMNEENQTNESEEDTPIEKMSSIQPTMWLGAQNGAVFVHSAVANWSVCLHSVKLKDAALAIVHVQGRVLVALADGSVALFRRGADGQWDLSQYHVITLGSPQHSIRCMTAVSGKTVWCGYRNKIHVIDPVSMTVECTVDAHPRRESQVRQLAWLGEGVWVSIRLDSTLRLYHAHTYQHLQDVDIEPYVSKMLGTGKLGFSFVRITALLISSNRLWIGTGNGVIISVPLSENAGGSMAVSRIQAVTGKNDAPGVGVRVFASDRGVTPGSFIPYCSMAHAQLSFHGHRDSVKMFVAVPGHGGQSALSDGSQPAMLVLSGGEGYIDFRVADEAEDESDVATHLIVWQLVR, from the exons ATGAGTCAAATAGAAATGGATCAAGAAACAGTGTATGGAACGCACGAGGACAGCCATGTGGTCATGTCGGAGAAAGTACAGACCCTGGCTGGCAGTATTTATCAAGAATTCGAGAAAATGATAGCTCGTTACGACGAAGATGTAGTGAAAGATTTAATGCCGCTCCTAGTCAATGTTCTAGAATGTCTAGACATATCTTATACCGAAAATCAAGAACGCGAAGTCgaattagaattattaagagaagacaATGAGCAATTGGTTACACAGTATGAAAGGGAAAAACAGCTGAGAAAAACATCTGATCAG AAACTGCTTGAGCTTGAAGATGCTGcagaagacgaaagaaaagaCCTTTTATTAAGAATTGATAGCTTGGAATCAATAGTAAGGATGTTGGAATTGAAGACGAAGAATTCACACGATCACGGTACAAATGTCAATGGCTCTACCAGTCCATTCCTTCACAGAACATCCCTCTACA TTGTTCGTCTTGAAGAAAAAGAGGCAGAGTTAAAGCGAGATTATACCCGGCTGCATGAAAGATACACAGAGCTATTTAAAACCCACGTAGATTATATGGAAAGGACGAAGATGTTAGTTGGAAGCACAGAGAGATTAGAAAATGCGACTAGTGGTCGTGGCCCATCCCGTTTACCATCTCTTGGAATGGCTCATATGTCTAGAAGTTCTGGACCATTGAGTTATGGTTTTCAGAGTTTAGAAGCCAGTATGAATGAGGAAGAAATTCAGGAAGAGAGCCCGCCAAATGCTGCTAACTTGAGAACTGAAATGTTAGATAGCAGTAGCGAAGCTGCTATAGAAACTTCTGATAAAAGTCAATTAACGGATAAACCAGCACAAGAGAATAAAACAACAGCAATTTCTAGGC ACGAAAGTCCGGAAACAGAAGCACCTCCAACGTTAATTACACCAACATCACCATCAATAGAGAAACTAACTACAATGCCAAGCGGAAGGAGTAGAACTGAAAGAGAACAACGAAGTGGCAATACATTATATCAGGAACTTAGTTTTCAGGATGCTGATGCCTTGGGTGAAATGGATGAAGGGGCAGACATTACAG GTAGTTGGGTTCATCCTGGAGAATATGCGTCGTCGG TCAGTGACAACTTTTTCG GAATGGGTAAAGAAGTGGAGAACCTTATTatggaaaataatgaacttttgGCCACAAA gaATGCGCTCAATATTGTTAAGGATGACTTAATCATTAAAGTAGATGAGCTTACGAG TGAGCAGGAAATATTGCGTGAAGAAGTTCGAGGTTTGCAACAAGCCAGGGAACGTTTACGCCAAAAAGTTATTGCTCTTGAAGAAGaattgaaaaaagttaaagaaGAGGCCGAGGCAGCAGCGAAAGCGGCCAAGAGCGACGATGAGGAAGACGTGCCTTTGGCACAAAGAAAGAGGTTCACCAGAGTGGAGATGGCTAGGGTGCTTATGGAAAGAAATCAGTACAAGGAAAATTTAATGGAGCTTCAAGAAGCGGTTAGATGGACAGAAATGATAAGAGCTAGCAAGACTGACCCTTCCAATATATCAGGGGGAAAAGGTTCGGTGTGGAAGTT TTTTAGTAGTCTCTTCACGTCAACTGCGGACCGAGGGACTCTGGTTCGAGGACCACATACATTATCTCAAATTAGGTACAGCGCGCCAACAAATCAAGTTGTTCCAGTACTACCCTTGGACACCATGCGTAGACGTACGTTGAAAGGTCGCCATGAGATTTTCGACCAGGGAGACACCAT ATCTTCCAAAAAACTCGTAGCCAGACGCGCAAACGAACGAAGAGAACAATATCGGCAGgttcgcgcacatgttagaaaAGAAGATGGTCGATTACAAGCTTATGGATGGAGTTTACCGGGAAAACCAAGCGCACCTGTTAGACAACCTGTTCCTGTGCCGGTCTATTGTAGACCCTTACAAGAATCAGAACCTGGCATGAAG ATATGGTGTGGTGCTGGTGTAAATTTAAGTGGAGGTAAAACACGTGACGGTGGTTGTATGATCGGAGGCAGCGTGTTCTATGCAGCCGAAGCTCAAGAAGTAAGTACCAATTCGAAGAACGAAGCTGAGGATGCTGTTGAACATTTGGATAAAGAGCTTCAGGAGAATGAAAACCAGAGGTTGGAGGCAGAACGTTTAGAGCAACAACTTAGCTCTTTAGTTTGGATTTGTACGTGGACTCAGAACATCAGAATGATGGCTAAAGTGACTGTGATAGATGCTAATAATCCAGCCGAAATTTTGGAAGTTTTTAACGTTTGCCAAGGACATTTACTTTGCATCGCGAGTGTACCTGGAGCCAAAGAGAGTGATTATGCTCAATCAGCCAACGAAGATCCGGTTCGAACTGCCAATGGAGTACCGGATAACGACGACTATGGGGTAAACGTTAGTGCAAATGTCCAACAGAACGATCCGAAAAGAAAACAAGACGTCCAGGAATCTCCTGAGAAAAATGATTCGGATAGTGTCTTCGTAGACCAGAATAACGAAAACATTGAAAGATCTGATAACGTTAATCAGAATGCTACAACCGAGCCACAAAGTTTGGAAAGCGTGGACAGTGAAACAATGAATCTCGGGAAAGTGCAGTTTTTGAAAGCTAATGGAGAGGTACCATCCGTGCAAGCGGGAGAACAGCAGGATAGTATGAACGAGGAGAACCAAACAAATGAATCTGAAGAAGACACTCcgatagaaaaaatgtcttcGATACAACCGACTATGTGGCTCGGAGCTCAAAACGGTGCAGTGTTTGTTCATTCGGCTGTAGCTAATTGGTCAGTTTGTTTACATTCTGTGAAGTTGAAGGATGCTGCACTAGCTATTGT ACACGTTCAAGGCCGAGTTTTGGTCGCTCTTGCCGATGGAAGTGTAGCATTATTTAGGAGGGGTGCGGATGGTCAATGGGATCTGTCTCAGTACCACGTGATCACTTTGGGTAGCCCACAACATTCAATCAGGTGCATGACCGCTGTTAGTGGCAAAACTGTATGGTGCGGATATAGGAATAAGATTCACGTAATAGATCCAGTTTCGATGACCGTTGAG TGTACCGTAGATGCTCACCCACGTCGAGAATCTCAAGTGAGACAATTAGCTTGGCTGGGCGAAGGTGTGTGGGTCAGCATTCGACTAGACTCAACATTACGACTTTACCACGCGCATACTTACCAACATCTTCAAGACGTCGATATCGAGCCTTACGTTAGCAAAATGCTTGGGACTGGGAAACTCGGTTTTTCTTTTGTAAGAATTACCGCGTTACTTATTTCCTcgaatagactgtggattggTACAGGAAATGGAGTGATCATTTCAGTTCCTTTATCCGAAA
- the Syd gene encoding JNK-interacting protein syd isoform X6 → MSQIEMDQETVYGTHEDSHVVMSEKVQTLAGSIYQEFEKMIARYDEDVVKDLMPLLVNVLECLDISYTENQEREVELELLREDNEQLVTQYEREKQLRKTSDQKLLELEDAAEDERKDLLLRIDSLESIVRMLELKTKNSHDHGTNVNGSTSPFLHRTSLYIVRLEEKEAELKRDYTRLHERYTELFKTHVDYMERTKMLVGSTERLENATSGRGPSRLPSLGMAHMSRSSGPLSYGFQSLEASMNEEEIQEESPPNAANLRTEMLDSSSEAAIETSDKSQLTDKPAQENKTTAISRHESPETEAPPTLITPTSPSIEKLTTMPSGRSRTEREQRSGNTLYQELSFQDADALGEMDEGADITGSWVHPGEYASSVSDNFFGMGKEVENLIMENNELLATKNALNIVKDDLIIKVDELTSEQEILREEVRGLQQARERLRQKVIALEEELKKVKEEAEAAAKAAKSDDEEDVPLAQRKRFTRVEMARVLMERNQYKENLMELQEAVRWTEMIRASKTDPSNISGGKGSVWKFFSSLFTSTADRGTLVRGPHTLSQIRYSAPTNQVVPVLPLDTMRRRTLKGRHEIFDQGDTISSKKLVARRANERREQYRQVRAHVRKEDGRLQAYGWSLPGKPSAPVRQPVPVPVYCRPLQESEPGMKIWCGAGVNLSGGKTRDGGCMIGGSVFYAAEAQEVSTNSKNEAEDAVEHLDKELQENENQRLEAERLEQQLSSLVWICTWTQNIRMMAKVTVIDANNPAEILEVFNVCQGHLLCIASVPGAKESDYAQSANEDPVRTANGVPDNDDYGVNVSANVQQNDPKRKQDVQESPEKNDSDSVFVDQNNENIERSDNVNQNATTEPQSLESVDSETMNLGKVQFLKANGEVPSVQAGEQQDSMNEENQTNESEEDTPIEKMSSIQPTMWLGAQNGAVFVHSAVANWSVCLHSVKLKDAALAIVHVQGRVLVALADGSVALFRRGADGQWDLSQYHVITLGSPQHSIRCMTAVSGKTVWCGYRNKIHVIDPVSMTVECTVDAHPRRESQVRQLAWLGEGVWVSIRLDSTLRLYHAHTYQHLQDVDIEPYVSKMLGTGKLGFSFVRITALLISSNRLWIGTGNGVIISVPLSENAGGSMAVSRIQAVTGKNDAPGVGVRVFASDRGVTPGSFIPYCSMAHAQLSFHGHRDSVKMFVAVPGHGGQSALSDGSQPAMLVLSGGEGYIDFRVDEAEDESDVATHLIVWQLVR, encoded by the exons ATGAGTCAAATAGAAATGGATCAAGAAACAGTGTATGGAACGCACGAGGACAGCCATGTGGTCATGTCGGAGAAAGTACAGACCCTGGCTGGCAGTATTTATCAAGAATTCGAGAAAATGATAGCTCGTTACGACGAAGATGTAGTGAAAGATTTAATGCCGCTCCTAGTCAATGTTCTAGAATGTCTAGACATATCTTATACCGAAAATCAAGAACGCGAAGTCgaattagaattattaagagaagacaATGAGCAATTGGTTACACAGTATGAAAGGGAAAAACAGCTGAGAAAAACATCTGATCAG AAACTGCTTGAGCTTGAAGATGCTGcagaagacgaaagaaaagaCCTTTTATTAAGAATTGATAGCTTGGAATCAATAGTAAGGATGTTGGAATTGAAGACGAAGAATTCACACGATCACGGTACAAATGTCAATGGCTCTACCAGTCCATTCCTTCACAGAACATCCCTCTACA TTGTTCGTCTTGAAGAAAAAGAGGCAGAGTTAAAGCGAGATTATACCCGGCTGCATGAAAGATACACAGAGCTATTTAAAACCCACGTAGATTATATGGAAAGGACGAAGATGTTAGTTGGAAGCACAGAGAGATTAGAAAATGCGACTAGTGGTCGTGGCCCATCCCGTTTACCATCTCTTGGAATGGCTCATATGTCTAGAAGTTCTGGACCATTGAGTTATGGTTTTCAGAGTTTAGAAGCCAGTATGAATGAGGAAGAAATTCAGGAAGAGAGCCCGCCAAATGCTGCTAACTTGAGAACTGAAATGTTAGATAGCAGTAGCGAAGCTGCTATAGAAACTTCTGATAAAAGTCAATTAACGGATAAACCAGCACAAGAGAATAAAACAACAGCAATTTCTAGGC ACGAAAGTCCGGAAACAGAAGCACCTCCAACGTTAATTACACCAACATCACCATCAATAGAGAAACTAACTACAATGCCAAGCGGAAGGAGTAGAACTGAAAGAGAACAACGAAGTGGCAATACATTATATCAGGAACTTAGTTTTCAGGATGCTGATGCCTTGGGTGAAATGGATGAAGGGGCAGACATTACAG GTAGTTGGGTTCATCCTGGAGAATATGCGTCGTCGG TCAGTGACAACTTTTTCG GAATGGGTAAAGAAGTGGAGAACCTTATTatggaaaataatgaacttttgGCCACAAA gaATGCGCTCAATATTGTTAAGGATGACTTAATCATTAAAGTAGATGAGCTTACGAG TGAGCAGGAAATATTGCGTGAAGAAGTTCGAGGTTTGCAACAAGCCAGGGAACGTTTACGCCAAAAAGTTATTGCTCTTGAAGAAGaattgaaaaaagttaaagaaGAGGCCGAGGCAGCAGCGAAAGCGGCCAAGAGCGACGATGAGGAAGACGTGCCTTTGGCACAAAGAAAGAGGTTCACCAGAGTGGAGATGGCTAGGGTGCTTATGGAAAGAAATCAGTACAAGGAAAATTTAATGGAGCTTCAAGAAGCGGTTAGATGGACAGAAATGATAAGAGCTAGCAAGACTGACCCTTCCAATATATCAGGGGGAAAAGGTTCGGTGTGGAAGTT TTTTAGTAGTCTCTTCACGTCAACTGCGGACCGAGGGACTCTGGTTCGAGGACCACATACATTATCTCAAATTAGGTACAGCGCGCCAACAAATCAAGTTGTTCCAGTACTACCCTTGGACACCATGCGTAGACGTACGTTGAAAGGTCGCCATGAGATTTTCGACCAGGGAGACACCAT ATCTTCCAAAAAACTCGTAGCCAGACGCGCAAACGAACGAAGAGAACAATATCGGCAGgttcgcgcacatgttagaaaAGAAGATGGTCGATTACAAGCTTATGGATGGAGTTTACCGGGAAAACCAAGCGCACCTGTTAGACAACCTGTTCCTGTGCCGGTCTATTGTAGACCCTTACAAGAATCAGAACCTGGCATGAAG ATATGGTGTGGTGCTGGTGTAAATTTAAGTGGAGGTAAAACACGTGACGGTGGTTGTATGATCGGAGGCAGCGTGTTCTATGCAGCCGAAGCTCAAGAAGTAAGTACCAATTCGAAGAACGAAGCTGAGGATGCTGTTGAACATTTGGATAAAGAGCTTCAGGAGAATGAAAACCAGAGGTTGGAGGCAGAACGTTTAGAGCAACAACTTAGCTCTTTAGTTTGGATTTGTACGTGGACTCAGAACATCAGAATGATGGCTAAAGTGACTGTGATAGATGCTAATAATCCAGCCGAAATTTTGGAAGTTTTTAACGTTTGCCAAGGACATTTACTTTGCATCGCGAGTGTACCTGGAGCCAAAGAGAGTGATTATGCTCAATCAGCCAACGAAGATCCGGTTCGAACTGCCAATGGAGTACCGGATAACGACGACTATGGGGTAAACGTTAGTGCAAATGTCCAACAGAACGATCCGAAAAGAAAACAAGACGTCCAGGAATCTCCTGAGAAAAATGATTCGGATAGTGTCTTCGTAGACCAGAATAACGAAAACATTGAAAGATCTGATAACGTTAATCAGAATGCTACAACCGAGCCACAAAGTTTGGAAAGCGTGGACAGTGAAACAATGAATCTCGGGAAAGTGCAGTTTTTGAAAGCTAATGGAGAGGTACCATCCGTGCAAGCGGGAGAACAGCAGGATAGTATGAACGAGGAGAACCAAACAAATGAATCTGAAGAAGACACTCcgatagaaaaaatgtcttcGATACAACCGACTATGTGGCTCGGAGCTCAAAACGGTGCAGTGTTTGTTCATTCGGCTGTAGCTAATTGGTCAGTTTGTTTACATTCTGTGAAGTTGAAGGATGCTGCACTAGCTATTGT ACACGTTCAAGGCCGAGTTTTGGTCGCTCTTGCCGATGGAAGTGTAGCATTATTTAGGAGGGGTGCGGATGGTCAATGGGATCTGTCTCAGTACCACGTGATCACTTTGGGTAGCCCACAACATTCAATCAGGTGCATGACCGCTGTTAGTGGCAAAACTGTATGGTGCGGATATAGGAATAAGATTCACGTAATAGATCCAGTTTCGATGACCGTTGAG TGTACCGTAGATGCTCACCCACGTCGAGAATCTCAAGTGAGACAATTAGCTTGGCTGGGCGAAGGTGTGTGGGTCAGCATTCGACTAGACTCAACATTACGACTTTACCACGCGCATACTTACCAACATCTTCAAGACGTCGATATCGAGCCTTACGTTAGCAAAATGCTTGGGACTGGGAAACTCGGTTTTTCTTTTGTAAGAATTACCGCGTTACTTATTTCCTcgaatagactgtggattggTACAGGAAATGGAGTGATCATTTCAGTTCCTTTATCCGAAA